Proteins from a single region of Segatella copri:
- the gltB gene encoding glutamate synthase large subunit — translation MEKGLYSSAYEHDACGVGMVVNIHGNKSHELVDNALKVLENMRHRGAEGADNKTGDGAGIMLQIPHEFILLQGIPVPEKGKYGTGLVFLPKDEKKQQDILSIMIEEIEREGLQLMHLRNVPTNPDCLGEAALSNEPAIKQVFITGVTDDKVPVFERILYLIRKRIEKRISDPDFYICSLSNSNIVYKGMLSSLQLRQYYPDLTNNYFTSGLALVHSRFSTNTFPTWSLAQPFRLLAHNGEINTIRGNRAWMKARESVLSSEALGDIREISPIVQPDMSDSASLDNVFEFFVMSGLSLPHAMAVMVPESFNDKNPISEDLKAFYEYHSILMEPWDGPAALLFSDGRYAGGMLDRNGLRPARYTITKNDMMVVASEVGVMDFDPTEIAEKGRLQPGKILLIDTQEGKIYYDGEIKERLAEAHPYRKWLNTNRIELEKLRSGRKVENAVENLTRKELEFGFGAEDIDGTIIPMATKGQEPTASMGNDTPLAVLSDQPQIFFNYFRQQFAQVTNPAIDSIRENLVMSLTEYIGRVGSGILNPDESNCKMVRLPHPILTNTQLDILQNIRYKGFNTVKLHMLFETAKGEEGLHEALDELCKQAAQSVDDGYNYIILSDRGVDETHAAIPSLLAVSAVHHYLIDAGKRVQTALIVESGEIREVMHAALLLGYGASALCPYLTYAILDDLVKKGKIQEDYHTAEQNYIKAVKKGLFKIMAKMGISTIRSYRGAKIFESIGLSESLLKSYFGTEVSTIGGIELETIARDAIRLHDKAFETKKLDFLPSLGQFHYRKDGIKHAWNPETIATLQLATRKGDYDLFKKYTHLVDDKPEPIFIRDFFGFRKNPISIDKVEPVEEIVKHFVTGAMSFGALSKEAHEAMALAMNALGARSNTGEGGEDNERFHSTQDGISLSSKTKQVASGRFGVTTEYLVNAEEIQIKVAQGAKPGEGGQLPGFKVNEVIAKTRHSIPGISLISPPPHHDIYSIEDLAQLIFDLKNVNPKAAISVKLVAESGVGTIAAGVAKAKADLIVISGAEGGTGASPASSMRFAGISPEIGLSETQQTLVKNGLRGQVRLQVDGQLKSGRDIILMALLGAEEFSFGTAALIVLGCVMMRKCNLNTCPMGVATQDPKLRAHFRGSYKYLINYFRFLAEEVREYLAEMGYTSLNDIIGHTELIVRKKDEEIVPTEGPDAVEPEVAKSIEEKADLLDFSRLLHRETGHCSLYHTTEQIHNLDNVLDQQIIRGAQRAIENQEEVNLDFAIKNTDRAAGAMLSGMIAEKYGEAGLPDKTVNVKFKGSAGQSFGAFLVKGVDFKLEGETNDYFAKGLSGGRISILPPIRSNFSAEDNIIAGNTGLYGATSGELYINGKVGERFGVRNSGAIAVIEGAGDHCCEYMTGGRVVVLGETGRNFAAGMSGGVAYVWDKNHNFDYFCNMDMVEINLVEDSTYRKELHELIRQHYLYTGSKLARTMLDDWNHYVEDFIQVVPIEYKRVLQEEQVKKLQQKIADMQRDY, via the coding sequence ATGGAAAAAGGATTGTACAGTTCAGCCTATGAGCACGATGCGTGTGGCGTAGGTATGGTGGTGAATATCCACGGTAACAAGAGTCATGAGCTGGTCGATAACGCCTTGAAGGTCCTCGAGAATATGCGCCATCGTGGTGCTGAGGGTGCCGACAACAAGACGGGTGATGGTGCCGGTATCATGCTCCAGATTCCACATGAGTTTATTCTTCTTCAGGGTATCCCTGTGCCTGAGAAGGGAAAATACGGAACGGGTCTCGTCTTCTTGCCTAAGGATGAGAAGAAACAGCAGGATATTCTCTCTATCATGATTGAAGAGATTGAACGTGAGGGACTTCAGTTGATGCATCTCCGCAATGTACCTACCAATCCAGACTGTCTGGGTGAGGCTGCATTGAGCAATGAACCTGCCATCAAACAGGTGTTCATTACAGGTGTGACAGATGATAAGGTGCCTGTCTTCGAGCGCATCCTCTATCTCATCCGCAAGCGCATCGAGAAACGAATCAGCGATCCTGATTTCTATATCTGTTCGTTGTCTAATTCGAACATCGTATATAAGGGTATGTTGAGCAGCCTTCAGCTGCGTCAGTACTATCCTGACTTGACTAATAATTATTTTACAAGCGGTCTGGCTCTGGTTCACTCCCGCTTCTCTACCAACACCTTCCCAACATGGAGTCTGGCTCAGCCATTCCGTCTCCTTGCCCACAATGGTGAGATCAACACCATCCGTGGCAACCGTGCCTGGATGAAGGCTCGTGAGAGTGTGTTGAGCAGCGAGGCTCTGGGCGATATCCGTGAGATTTCTCCTATCGTTCAGCCTGATATGAGTGACTCAGCCAGTCTCGACAATGTATTCGAGTTCTTCGTGATGAGCGGTCTGTCTCTGCCTCACGCCATGGCAGTGATGGTGCCTGAGAGCTTCAACGACAAGAACCCTATCTCTGAGGATCTGAAGGCTTTCTATGAGTATCACTCTATCCTGATGGAGCCATGGGATGGTCCTGCTGCCCTGCTCTTCAGCGATGGCCGCTATGCCGGTGGTATGCTCGATAGAAACGGTCTGCGCCCTGCACGCTATACCATCACCAAGAACGATATGATGGTTGTGGCTTCTGAGGTGGGTGTGATGGATTTCGACCCAACCGAGATTGCCGAGAAGGGCCGCCTGCAGCCTGGTAAGATTCTCTTGATTGATACACAGGAAGGCAAGATTTACTATGATGGCGAAATCAAGGAGCGCCTGGCAGAGGCTCATCCTTACCGCAAGTGGCTGAACACCAACCGTATAGAACTGGAAAAGCTGCGCAGCGGACGAAAAGTGGAAAACGCTGTGGAAAACCTCACTCGCAAGGAATTGGAGTTCGGTTTCGGCGCGGAAGACATCGACGGTACCATCATCCCGATGGCTACTAAGGGTCAGGAGCCTACTGCATCCATGGGTAATGATACGCCGCTTGCTGTGCTTTCCGACCAGCCACAGATCTTCTTCAACTACTTCCGTCAGCAGTTTGCACAGGTTACCAACCCTGCCATCGACTCCATCCGTGAGAACCTCGTGATGAGTCTTACCGAGTATATCGGTAGAGTAGGTTCCGGCATTCTGAATCCTGACGAGAGCAACTGCAAGATGGTCCGTCTGCCACATCCTATCCTGACCAATACCCAGCTGGATATCCTTCAGAATATCCGCTACAAGGGCTTCAATACAGTAAAGCTCCACATGCTCTTCGAAACCGCCAAGGGCGAAGAAGGACTGCATGAGGCTCTGGATGAACTCTGCAAGCAGGCTGCCCAGAGCGTGGATGATGGCTACAACTACATCATCTTGAGCGACCGTGGCGTGGATGAGACTCATGCCGCCATCCCATCTCTGCTCGCCGTGAGCGCCGTACATCATTATCTGATTGATGCTGGCAAGCGTGTGCAGACTGCCCTTATCGTTGAGAGTGGTGAAATTCGTGAGGTAATGCACGCAGCCCTGCTGCTGGGTTACGGTGCATCAGCCCTCTGTCCATACCTGACATACGCCATCCTCGACGACCTGGTAAAGAAGGGAAAGATTCAGGAGGATTATCATACAGCCGAGCAGAACTACATCAAGGCTGTGAAGAAGGGCTTGTTCAAGATCATGGCTAAGATGGGTATATCTACCATCCGAAGCTATCGTGGTGCCAAGATCTTCGAAAGCATCGGTTTGAGCGAGAGCCTCCTGAAGAGCTATTTCGGAACTGAGGTGAGCACCATCGGCGGTATCGAACTCGAGACCATCGCTCGTGATGCCATCCGCCTGCACGACAAGGCATTCGAGACCAAGAAGCTCGACTTCCTGCCAAGTCTCGGTCAGTTCCACTACCGCAAGGACGGTATCAAGCACGCTTGGAACCCAGAGACCATCGCCACCCTGCAGCTCGCAACACGCAAGGGTGATTACGATCTCTTCAAGAAATATACACATCTCGTTGACGATAAGCCGGAGCCTATCTTCATCCGCGACTTCTTCGGTTTCCGCAAGAATCCTATCTCAATAGATAAGGTGGAACCGGTAGAGGAAATCGTGAAGCACTTCGTTACCGGTGCGATGAGTTTCGGTGCCCTCTCCAAGGAGGCTCACGAGGCTATGGCACTCGCCATGAACGCCCTGGGTGCTCGAAGCAATACCGGTGAAGGTGGTGAGGATAACGAGCGATTCCATTCTACACAGGATGGTATCAGCCTCTCCAGCAAGACCAAGCAGGTGGCTTCCGGTCGTTTCGGTGTGACAACAGAATATCTCGTGAATGCAGAGGAAATCCAGATCAAGGTGGCACAGGGTGCTAAACCGGGTGAGGGTGGTCAGTTGCCTGGCTTCAAGGTTAACGAGGTCATCGCCAAGACCCGTCACTCTATCCCTGGCATCAGCCTGATTTCTCCTCCACCTCATCACGATATCTACAGTATCGAGGATTTGGCTCAGCTCATCTTCGACCTTAAAAATGTGAACCCTAAGGCGGCTATCTCCGTAAAACTGGTAGCTGAGAGTGGTGTGGGTACCATCGCTGCCGGTGTGGCTAAGGCGAAGGCAGATCTCATCGTCATCTCCGGTGCCGAGGGTGGTACAGGTGCCAGCCCTGCATCAAGTATGCGTTTTGCAGGTATCTCTCCTGAAATCGGACTTTCTGAAACCCAGCAGACTCTGGTGAAGAACGGTCTTCGTGGCCAGGTTCGCCTGCAGGTGGATGGTCAGTTGAAGAGCGGTAGAGACATCATCCTGATGGCTTTGCTTGGTGCTGAGGAATTCAGTTTCGGTACGGCAGCCCTCATCGTTTTGGGTTGTGTCATGATGCGTAAGTGTAACCTGAATACCTGTCCTATGGGTGTTGCCACACAGGATCCTAAGCTCCGTGCGCATTTCCGTGGCAGCTACAAGTATCTTATCAACTACTTCCGCTTCCTCGCCGAGGAGGTTCGTGAGTATCTGGCTGAGATGGGTTACACCTCATTGAATGATATCATCGGTCATACAGAGCTCATCGTCCGCAAGAAGGATGAGGAGATTGTTCCTACCGAGGGTCCGGATGCCGTAGAGCCAGAGGTGGCTAAGAGCATCGAGGAAAAGGCCGACTTGCTCGACTTCTCCCGTTTGCTGCATCGTGAAACAGGTCATTGCTCGCTCTATCATACTACCGAGCAGATTCATAACCTCGACAATGTACTCGACCAGCAGATCATCCGTGGTGCCCAGCGTGCCATCGAGAACCAGGAAGAGGTGAACCTCGACTTCGCCATCAAGAATACTGACCGTGCTGCCGGTGCCATGCTGAGTGGTATGATTGCCGAGAAATATGGTGAGGCGGGTCTTCCAGACAAGACCGTGAACGTGAAGTTCAAGGGTTCTGCAGGTCAGAGCTTCGGTGCCTTCCTGGTTAAGGGAGTGGATTTCAAGCTCGAGGGTGAGACCAATGACTATTTCGCAAAGGGACTTTCAGGAGGTCGTATTTCCATCCTTCCTCCTATCCGCAGCAACTTCTCTGCCGAGGATAACATCATCGCCGGTAACACCGGATTGTATGGTGCCACAAGCGGTGAGTTGTATATCAATGGTAAGGTAGGCGAGCGCTTCGGTGTTCGTAACTCCGGTGCCATCGCCGTGATTGAGGGTGCTGGCGACCACTGCTGCGAGTATATGACGGGCGGTAGAGTAGTAGTGCTCGGTGAAACCGGCCGTAACTTCGCCGCTGGTATGAGTGGTGGTGTTGCCTACGTATGGGATAAGAACCACAACTTCGATTACTTCTGTAACATGGATATGGTGGAAATCAACCTTGTGGAAGACAGCACCTATCGCAAGGAGTTGCACGAGCTGATCCGTCAGCATTATCTCTACACCGGCAGTAAGCTTGCCCGTACCATGCTCGACGACTGGAACCACTACGTAGAGGATTTCATCCAGGTAGTGCCAATCGAGTACAAGCGAGTTCTCCAGGAGGAGCAGGTAAAGAAGTTGCAGCAGAAGATTGCGGATATGCAGCGAGACTACTAA
- a CDS encoding glutamate synthase subunit beta gives MGNPKAFLTIPRKEAGYRPIHDRILDFSEVEQTLNSNDRRQQASRCMDCGVPFCHWACPLGNKAPEWNDALYKGDWEQAYRLLNSTNDFPEFTGRICPALCEKACVLNLMDHEPTTNREDECAIVEHAFSEDYVHVEIPERNGKTVAVIGAGPAGLVAANQLNHMGYKVTVFEARENAGGLLRYGIPNFKLNKSIIDRRLRLLEEEGIEFRYNQQIDVTKLPEGFDAYVVSTGTPTARDLKIPGRELKGVYFALELLSQQNRILAGMEFSKDELVNCKGKEVLVIGGGDTGSDCIGTAHRQGCKSVTQIEIMPKPVEGPEDPKNPWPNWPRTLKTTSSHEEGCTRRWNINSLEFLGKNGKLTGVKVQPIDWKPNPEGGRPLMVEAGEPEIIKAEAVFLAMGFLKPQQPEFAENVFVAGDAASGASLVVRAMASGRKIAAQVDKFLNK, from the coding sequence ATGGGAAATCCAAAAGCATTTTTGACTATACCTCGCAAGGAAGCAGGTTATAGACCAATTCACGATAGAATCCTCGACTTCAGCGAGGTAGAACAGACATTGAATAGCAACGACCGCCGACAGCAGGCTTCCCGTTGCATGGATTGTGGCGTGCCTTTCTGCCACTGGGCTTGTCCGCTGGGCAACAAGGCACCGGAGTGGAATGATGCCCTCTACAAGGGCGATTGGGAGCAGGCTTACCGTCTCCTCAATTCCACCAACGACTTCCCGGAGTTCACAGGACGCATCTGTCCTGCACTCTGCGAGAAGGCGTGTGTATTGAATCTCATGGATCATGAACCAACCACCAACCGTGAGGATGAGTGTGCCATCGTGGAGCACGCTTTCTCTGAGGATTATGTGCACGTTGAGATTCCAGAGCGTAATGGCAAGACCGTGGCTGTCATCGGTGCCGGTCCTGCGGGATTGGTAGCTGCCAACCAGTTGAACCACATGGGATATAAGGTAACAGTATTCGAGGCACGTGAGAATGCCGGTGGTCTGTTGCGTTACGGTATTCCTAACTTCAAACTCAACAAGAGCATCATCGACCGCCGTCTTCGTCTTCTCGAAGAGGAGGGCATCGAGTTCAGATACAATCAGCAGATTGATGTAACTAAATTGCCAGAAGGCTTCGATGCCTACGTGGTATCTACCGGTACACCGACAGCCCGCGACCTGAAAATTCCTGGAAGAGAGTTGAAGGGTGTTTATTTCGCCCTCGAACTGCTTTCTCAACAGAACCGTATCCTTGCCGGTATGGAGTTCTCTAAGGACGAACTGGTTAACTGCAAGGGCAAGGAGGTGTTGGTAATCGGTGGTGGTGATACGGGTTCCGACTGTATCGGTACTGCTCATCGTCAGGGTTGCAAGAGCGTAACCCAGATAGAAATCATGCCGAAGCCTGTAGAAGGCCCTGAGGATCCTAAGAATCCTTGGCCAAACTGGCCTCGCACCCTGAAGACCACTTCAAGTCATGAGGAAGGCTGTACTCGCCGCTGGAACATCAACTCTCTGGAGTTTCTGGGAAAGAATGGTAAGTTGACAGGTGTGAAGGTTCAGCCTATCGACTGGAAGCCAAATCCAGAGGGTGGTCGTCCGTTGATGGTAGAGGCTGGTGAGCCGGAGATTATCAAGGCAGAGGCTGTATTCCTGGCAATGGGCTTTCTGAAGCCACAGCAGCCTGAGTTTGCCGAGAATGTATTCGTGGCAGGCGATGCAGCCAGTGGTGCCTCTTTGGTAGTACGCGCCATGGCAAGCGGCAGAAAGATTGCTGCCCAGGTAGATAAGTTCCTGAACAAATAA
- a CDS encoding glycoside hydrolase family 43 protein produces the protein MKKKLSTVLLALAAFMPMTAQNLVKGDYGYLYCHMSDKGEWTAYAISRDGYNYQDINGGNPIFNPEEHARIEGGTRDAYITRMYNGKGYIMVTTDMCVRKSHKWDNYGIDLLKSKDLKNWTSVTFDFRKGMQNFCDAATATSPYKDWSTINRVWAPQIFWDPDYRWENGEKGGYMIYYSMLNRAEEKYDRMYYSYADKTFTKLTTPKLLFDWGYATIDADINFLKSDGLYHMLIKKEGGKRGIFTATSKYLTHGWGAPVDDDFVSFEGNKLTEGSSAFQLIGDDTWRVAYIQYSDHPKHYRICKADKYLRNFSDPVDIKGVTAPQHGSFMRITRKEYKKLLKWNQKIKNIEK, from the coding sequence ATGAAAAAGAAATTATCAACCGTTCTTTTAGCATTGGCTGCCTTTATGCCAATGACTGCACAGAATCTTGTAAAGGGAGATTATGGTTATCTCTATTGTCACATGAGCGATAAGGGTGAGTGGACAGCCTATGCCATTTCTCGTGATGGTTACAACTATCAGGACATCAATGGTGGCAACCCAATCTTCAATCCAGAAGAGCACGCCCGCATCGAAGGCGGTACCCGCGATGCCTACATCACCCGCATGTACAATGGCAAGGGTTACATCATGGTTACCACCGATATGTGCGTTCGCAAGAGCCACAAGTGGGATAACTATGGTATCGATCTCCTGAAGAGTAAGGATTTGAAGAACTGGACTAGCGTTACCTTCGATTTCCGTAAGGGCATGCAGAACTTCTGCGATGCTGCTACAGCTACATCTCCTTATAAGGATTGGAGCACCATCAACCGTGTATGGGCACCTCAGATTTTCTGGGATCCTGACTATCGTTGGGAAAACGGCGAGAAGGGTGGATATATGATCTATTATTCCATGCTCAACCGTGCTGAGGAGAAGTACGACCGCATGTATTACAGTTATGCCGACAAAACATTCACCAAACTCACCACTCCTAAGCTACTCTTCGACTGGGGCTATGCTACCATCGATGCCGATATCAATTTCCTAAAGAGCGATGGCCTCTACCACATGCTCATCAAGAAAGAGGGTGGCAAGAGAGGTATCTTCACCGCTACCAGCAAGTATCTCACCCATGGTTGGGGCGCTCCTGTCGATGACGACTTCGTAAGTTTCGAGGGAAATAAACTGACAGAAGGAAGTTCTGCCTTCCAGCTTATCGGTGATGATACCTGGCGTGTGGCTTACATCCAGTACAGCGATCATCCTAAGCATTATCGTATCTGCAAGGCAGATAAGTATCTCCGCAATTTCTCCGATCCTGTAGATATCAAGGGAGTTACGGCTCCTCAGCATGGCAGTTTTATGAGAATTACTAGGAAAGAGTACAAAAAACTATTGAAATGGAATCAAAAAATAAAAAATATAGAAAAATAA